The Macaca fascicularis isolate 582-1 chromosome 5, T2T-MFA8v1.1 genome segment gtgtggcggcaggtgcctgtagtcccagctactcgggaggccgagggggcagaatggcatgaacctgggaggcggagcttgcagtgagctgagatcccaccactgaactccagcctggcagcctgggcgacagagcgagactccgtctcaaaaaaaaaaaaaaaaaaaaaaaaaaaaaaagccccactTGGTTTTCATGTCAAGACTCAGAAAATTCCTAAAAAGCCAATTACTGGTATTGGCAATGGGGAGGAGCTTCCCAGCACttacaatttttgtttaattgaaatacatttaaaagttcCTAACAACTTGGTTCCATTACCATTTCTTTCAGGTACAGAGCAGTTGCCTCCTGGAGTCGTGTTCAGGGAATTGGGATTCCTTTGGTAACTGCCATTGAAATTGTCTCCATCTGGATCCTGTCCTTCATCCTGGCCATTCCTGAAGCGATTGGCTTCGTCATGGTACCCTTTGAATATAGGGGTGAACAGCATAAAACCTGTATGCTCAATGCTACGTCAAAATTCATGGAGGTACTAAACGTTTAAAATGAATTaactggggaagggaggaggtCCTCCGTTAGACTTCACCATCTTGAGACTTGATGACATCACCACAATGCCAAGTGTGgtttattttgtcaaatattccTCAGTTGCCTGAAAAGTAGTTAAACCTGTGTCTAGATTCTTGAATAGAACAGTTATTTTGGCTTTCACTCTTGTATTATACCACAATGGTAGACACATCTGTTATTCTGCACCAAACCACTAAGAATACCAAAGCAAATTTACTAAGAAAGAGGgactaggggtgtgtgtgtgtgtgtgtgtgtgtgtgtgtgtgtacatatgatATTTGTTTTTGTAATAATGAATACAACACAACAATTTCCATCTGGAAGACATACTGATGTTTATCTTATGTCACTTAGGGAGAAGCATATTTCTCACATTCTTTAAAGATGAATTTACTAATTCAAAGTAGAGAGTAGTACTTACATGTACTTATATTAGAATGGTTTCTATGtctaatatacaaaaaatataaaattgtagaacttttaaaagaatattttggtTTAACAAattcggtttttttttttaatacacctGACCATATCAATGTTTTTCTGAAAAGCTTAATCACATGACTGAGTGTTTTGGGAAACCTATTTAAAATGCATCTTTTCTTTGCAAAACTAGTTACATGTGGATGAGGAGGAAAACCAAAGGGAtaactatttctcttttttttttttttttttttttttttttttgagacggagtctggctctgtcaacTATTTCTCTTAAATCAGCGTAATTTAGTGCTTTGATGTAAGTTTCATGTAGCTCACATTCCACATGTAATTATTTACAGACATCTCAAAGTATGCTTTCCCAACTTGGAAAATTCACAGAATTCGTGGTTTTACAGTTGACCAGTTATCCTGCTTGGaaattcttgttttaaaattaaaagtgctcATGAAAACTGCCAAACCAACAACTTAAAATTGAAGTTTCTTATTGGGTCAGTCTTCAAAGTGAAAAACAAAGCAGACAGTAGGAGATTGTCAGAATTTGGGCAGTGTGAATAAGCAATCTAGATATTCCAGACGCAAACATTAGAGAAAAGAGGTTCACTATAAGAAGAAGCTTACTAATCCTTAGAGCCGGACAAAATGAAATGGGCTGTTTCttaaagacggagtctccttTCTAGACATGTTCAAGTAAAGGGTAGCCACCCTTCAGGCATGGGTGGGCTAGACGGTTGTAGTAAAGGGTATGAGTTGAACAGATAGTTTTTTAGAGTTCATTCCAAGTCTGAAGTCCTgttcttttttcctaaatttatttcccctcttttttctgttcttgctcTTCAACTTTACCCTAGACTGATGAGAGGCCCCTCTCTACCCATGTGGATGACATCAGTTCCAAAGAGATGTATTACCCGCTTCTCTGTGGGCCTTTGCCATGGAGGGGGCAGGGGACTCCATTCAGCACTCTCAAGGGTCAGCCTCCAGACCCTCTGCAGCTGCTTCTGGGTCATTCATACCCAGTCAGCAAGTGCACCAGGAAAAAGAGGATACAAAAGAAGGGAGAACGGGTGCTCAAAGGAGTGTTCGTGTTgcacttcaaaaaaaaagagagagagagagtgcttCTGACTTTTTATAAGTTCAGGACTGAAATCTTTCTACAGTGTGTTGGGAACAGGGAAATGTTTGTGTAAGCAGTTTAGAATAAACCAACTCCTTTGGGAGTTTGCATTTAACCTGAGGATAAAATTCAGGGATCTGTGAACTTGGTTGGAAAAGAAACAACATGTTTATTTTCACTAACTTCTAACTGAATTTATCATTTCCTTCCATTATGAATGTACCCAACAAATCACCATAGTGTTTAACAGTATCATGActttttcagtaataaaaatagcAGATATTTTCATACCATGTAACACTTGTGTaatctcaaaatattatttatgctcATCAGAACTTCAATACTTCAATAGTTCGGTAGTTATTAGAACCATCATTAGGTTTGTTATTTGTGAATAAACACAATATTACTATatcaaaatttaatttctaatattttgataGCTGTGCGTTAATGTAATTGGTTTCCATTGCaatcttatgtattttattttatgcatgtaAAATTATTGTTCTCAGAAGGCATTATAGTCTTTACCAGACTTCCAAAAGGGTCTGTGGCATAAAAATAGTCAAGAACTCCTCCCCCAAATTTTTTGTCTTTGGGAAccatttttagattattttaatagACATGTTATAAGTGCAGCCCACTTAGCCTCTTTCTATATTCAGAAACTGTCGCATTTTTTACAGagcagcatgatttttttttttttactgtgggaACTGCATTGTCCTTAGTAAATTAACAATCTGAAGAAGcatataaggaaagaaaaagcatttcttCCCAAGTTGGTGATTAATTTCATGGGAAGAAGAATTTAgatatcatttttcattttccatttttatagggTATTAAGTTTTCTTCTTTAAGCAGACATAAAACTGAATAACCTTAGTATTTATAAATCCCACCCAGTTAGATAATACCAGATATGCCCCAGTTGAGATATGCTGCTTCAGTCGTTTCCAGGTGGTAAGTATTAAAGGAGGGAGAAGAGTATAGTTATTGATGTTCAAAGTGGCTGGCTTTGAGGTCACATAGCAGGCATACCAGGCAGAGGGTTAACCCTATTAACCAAAGCTACACAGACAAGCCATTCATAACCTTCACTGTTTCAGGTTAAATACACTTTCACCACAATAGTCAAAAGTAAAGCAGGCGCTAACAAAATGTTGAGGTTCatcaagaaataaagataaatctaTATATTCTTTTGTCTCAAAATCATGTTTTATGAGCTTTAGAAggacattatttttattgattaggGCTCTTCCATTGTGTAGTTGAAACCATCCATCTACGAAAATATCCTTGTCAAGATAATTTTTGTAAGTGCAGTTTCTTTATGTGTTGTTTAAAGCCAGGATAATTTCTGAAGTTTCCAATTTAATTGAGTTTTGAGGACCACTCCCAAACCCATTACTGCAACCAGAGAGCATGATTTTAAAGACATATCTGCAAGTTTAAAGACCTTAAAGCTACCAGAGGCACAGCACAGTTAATTTACATGACTctgctcctctttttctctttttttttttttttttcactttgaagtTCTACCAAGATGTAAAGGACTGGTGGCTCTTTGGGTTCTATTTCTGTATGCCCTTGGTGTGCACTGCGATCTTCTACACCCTCATGACTTGTGAGATGTTGAACAGAAGGAATGGCAGCTTGAGAATTGCCCTCAGTGAACATCTTAAGCAGGTAAATCCCATAACATCATGAAAATCTGGCCAGGACTGGTTAGTCCTTGACAACAGCAGGCCTGCAAATACCATCTTTAGTAGAATTAGCCtgatttcctaaaataaaaatactatcttGTAACTGTTTTCTTTACGGTAATAGtgttagaaatttcttttgtaaaatgggaagCCTGCTTGTGAAACAAGTGGTCCTGAAGGCTGGGCCCAGAGAGAGAAGAACTGTCCCTCTATTTTGCCAAGAGTATActgagcatgtgtgtatgtgagttcATGCATTGAATTGGGCTTGGAACTGTACCAGGACACAAAGAAGCATATGACTTTCTCCCCATGCAGATTTACAGTCTCgttgtagaaataaaatacacatgcaAAACAACTTGAAAATAGAATCACAGGTGTGGTAAAAGTAGCCTGTGCTATGGAAAGCCAGGAAGGGTATGAGACAGAGTCATGGGGAAGCTGTTCATGAACCAGACCTTGGAGGCTAAATGGGATTTGATGGGGAAGAAGTTGACAGAAAGCATTTCAGGTGGAAGAACAGGAGTCTAGTTAGAATGTGGAATAGGAACCATGCATTTGGGGAATGGGAAAAAGGAGATGAACCTCTCCAGAGCAATGTCTAATGTGAGACTTATGCTAGGAAATAGGATCATGTACATTAGAAGAGGTAAAATGTTGGAAGACCCAAAGTTCTAGAAGGAATTTGAACATATCAACAGGAGGCTAACGTTGGTCCCTCCTGGGTGAAATTGGAACAGATAAGATAAAGCTGTGGGCTTTCAAGGGCAAAACTAGACTCATACTTGGCtctctgaccttgggcaaattgcttaatctctctgaacATCTAGTTTCTCATAATATGTATGTAATAATACATCATGGGGATTACCTGAGACATGTAAGGTACCTAACAGTACCCAGCTCCTACTAGGTATTAAACATATGTTAATTTACATTAATTCTAAGAATAAACCTAGGACTTCAGGTAAGTTCTCTGTTGCAACAGAAAAGTATATAATGATGGTCAACTACACCAAAAGTTAATGTAAGTTGTTGATGGAGTCTGTAAATCTGTCCTATATAATTACCATGTGCAAGCATCGTTCCTCATCAGCAACTCTTTTCAACTACTATACTGATTTTTCTGAGCTTCAgcttttcatctgtaaattgagcaTAATATTTGAATCAATAGTACTATGAGAATCAAAAGgatgaatgtgtgtgcatgtacttTATAAAATCTAACATGCCAtacaaatggtagctattatcTTTCATTGACATTTAGCAGGAAGATTACATTGAGAAACCTTAGTATGACTTTGCTCAGGCATGAAAGTTTCAAATACTCCAGTTGCTTAATATGTTTACAATTATTTCCTCTCATCCTTGGAATGGAGGTAGTTAGAATGGGTTTGTGaaaaacagtgttttaaaatacagatttttacatTCGTGCCATGATTGAGACTGTTTAAGCTATGAGTGGTATTTGCTgtggaaataattaaataaggTTTAGGAACAGTTGTCATATGCTGTTTCATGTTTACATagcattttttaagtttttaaagtgCATGTCCATTTccatgtctttttcttatttgattcCTCCAAGCGCCCCGTGAGACTGGTAGgatatatattctttattatacAGGTGATTAAGAGGTTTGCTCAACTGAATGGAGATTAGAACCCAAGATTTTGCCCTCATGCAGTTAAAGTTCCTTTTGGTGCCCCTCAAAGCTGTAGCAAATCCTAAGAACAGAAGAGCAAGGGTAACTGGAGGTCCTGCAGATGGGACTGCGGGAGAACCAGCATAGAGCACAAAGCCTTGCCATCTTGACTAATACTCTGGGGGGCTCATAGTTTTGCTTCTTACTTGGTTGTCTCTAATTTCTCCTCATTGTAATGATGACAGTTTTATCAATCAGGGGTTGTGTTTAGATGCTGAGAACACAAAACCCAAAATAACAGTTGACCAAGAAGGAGTTTATCTTTCTCCCATAGCAAAAAGTTCAGACATCAAGATTTAGTGGTCAAGCCAACTTAGAAGCCAGGTATCTACTATTTTGCTGATCTTTCCTTCAGTCTGAGAAGACAGTAGCAGCAGCTCTACTTTTATATCTGATTTCCAAGCAGCAAGAggggaagaacagaaaacaacACATCGTGGGTGTGCATCAAAGGAGTGTCCCTATATTTCTCGGTAGCTTTTCCAGAAACCCGTGCACTGGTTTCTATTTCATCTAATGGGTCAAAACTGTGCCAAGTGGGCATGTAGATAATTAGGCCAGGTTCCCCAGCTGCCTTAACAAATCAAGACCTGAGTGATGGTAAGGAAGACAGGAGACTGGATATTGGTTAAGCAAATATCAGACTATCATGGCAGTGTACTAATACTACTACCTTTTAAAAGCGTTATCCTCTTTGAATATGCACTCAAGAAAGGTAACCTCTCCCCTAatacactgcttttctatttttctgggcACACCGTCTTTCTGGACACACAAAATGACCCTTTAAAAAGAGCCCCCATTCCGGaagatttgaatattttatttcttccctcaATCATTACTCCGAAGCCATATCCCAGCTAGCCCAATGACTATGAGAGGTTAAAGAACTCCCAATTCTTTGAGCTAGATTAGCGAGTTATCAAAACTGCCCCAGAATATTTTTGAATGGCTCAGCCAATCATGTGAGTCTATTATAGGCTTCCCAGACTTAATGTTATATGTTTCAGGTTGAGCCAGCATTACCCTTCCAGGCGCTGTTTTTAATCAGTTTTATTTGGACATTAGCTGATCCCAGTTACAGACAAATTGCATTTTGTGTTCCTAGTCAGGAACACAAATGCATGAAATATAATACTCAAATAATGCACGCCAATGAATAGTTGCAGATAATTCCTAATTTATAGTTTTTCTGATCCTGAGCAGACTCAAAGGCATGCAAACCTTCCATGAAGTCAGTCCAAGGTCAGCATGTTCCAGATTTTCTAGTCCTCACTGCTGATAATCCTTTACCCTCATCCTTCTGCTTGCaaacaatatataatatttttatatgtcattAAGAAACTGCATGTCATtaggaaaagaatttaaagaGCAAAAAGTCCCAATAGTAACTGTGTTCAGgatcaggaaaaggaaaaaacatagtgCTATGACTTTTCCTTTTCTGCTCCCCACTCCTATTTTGTTTTCCCAAGGTCTTTGTTGATTTGTCCATGCATGATCATGTGATGTTCAGTCTCCTTGCCTGCCGTGCCATCATTAATGCTAATTAGTTACCTGTTATTAAGAGCCATTAGCTAACCCTTTCCCCCATGCAGTCACACCCCAcccccttacacacacacacaggcagactcagccacctacacacacacagccGCAGACTCAGCTGGCTCCCCTCCAGCCGGTTTCCACCTCTCTCCTGGCATATAACCTCTGTCCTGGCCCTAATAACCAACCTGAGGTCCCCATCCTTCCTGGAAGCTGCCCAGAAGCATCATTAGCAATTCCTTGGTTAGAACGCTGACCTTAGAATCTTGAAGAGGTAGAGGCACTGTAAGCCAGGCTGTTCTCCTGGCTCTTCTTTGAATTATTCTTTCCCTGTTGTCTGCTACTTCCTGGTACTGTAGTTCTTGCATCTAGTATAAAAACACTAAAtttgttgtccttttttttttttctcactttccttTAGCGTCGAGAAGTGGCAAAAACAGTTTTCTGCTTGGTCGTAATTTTTGCTCTGTGCTGGTTCCCTCTTCATTTAAGCCGTATATTGAAGAAAACCGTGTATAATGAGATGGACAAGAACCGATGTGAATTACTTAGGTACGAGCCTATGTACTCGCTAGAAAATTGGAGTTTCTcagattttcatttataatacTTTTACAAAACCAGCTACTCTACATGCCCATTAGCCCTGAAAATTAAAAGTgcaaagctgattttttttctttagctgacATAGCCTATAACTGATCCCAAAATTTGTGCAAGCCACGTCTGTTATCTTGCCACTcccctcctgaggctgtgcaTAAGGGTTTGAGCTAACCAAGTAGTGATGTATCTGTAACTgtcctgcaaaactgaaactgcCATTTAAACAGGCACTTTTTACAAAATTCTAACTGCCACCCACAAGAAATGGCTTCTGGGCAAGAAAAATGCTTATTCTAGGAATAAATGCTAGTtagcagattttaaaacaatattttctaattattctgcaccattttcttttgctgtagTTTCTTGCTGCTCATGGATTACATCGGTATTAACTTGGCAACCATGAATTCATGTATAAACCCCATAGCTCTGTATTTTGTgagcaagaaatttaaaaattgtttccagGTAAGAtgatttttcaagtattttttgaaGACAACAAAATGAGTATATTAAACAGTCAACAGACACAGCCAATTCCAACTGTAATAGTACTTTGATCAGCTGTACTCCTTTTTAGCAGTGAAGTGAAAATCATGTTTTATTACCCAGAAAGAGAGTCAGATTGTCGGCATAACAGAAAAGCAGTTCCTATTTAGACAACCACAGACAAAGAGGTTAAAATCAAAAGGACTAAATCACATGCCAATTTAGAACCCTCCTTTTAGAGAGTAACGTTTCAATGTATGCTCCCGGCCACACAGAGTACATAAGACCTATTAGTACCTTATATTGTCTTAGACTTGAACCAAAGTCTCGACAAAATATAAACTCTATTGTTAAGAAAGCTCTCACTGattagaccatcctggccaacatggtgaaatcctgcctctactaaaaatacaaaaattagatgggcgtggtggcaggcacctgtagtcccagctactcggggggctgaggcaggagaatggcatgaacccaggaggcagagcttgcagtgaaccgagatcgtgccactgcactccagcctgggcgacagagcaagactccgtctcagaaaaaaaaaaaaagaagaaagctctcacTAAATGCTATTTAATTGTGTACTTAGTAATAGACTCTTCAAGGAAAGTAAATGCTTATTGCTGTGGGAATCtgaacaaatataattttattcaaaatcaaTTTCCTTCTGCTTTCAAACCTCCAGCCAGCTCAGCCACCCAAGTCCTTCAGAAGCTCCAAGCCTATCTTATTGATGTGTCATTTTCTGGTTCCTGAAATGATTTGAGTATAGGCTTAATCCTCACTGGATTTTGTTATCTTGGACCAGGCTGTTTAACTTTAGTTTACAGTACATATGAGGCAGAGTAGGGTAGAGGTCAAGAATGCAGGCTCTGGAAGCAAAGAGCCGCGATGGACATCACAGCCCTGCACTTGCTAACTGTCTACCCCAGGTCTGGTTAGTGCCTCTCCTGctttttcagtttcctcacctataaaattgGATGATTTAATCACAGTATCTCTCTCATAAGAAgggtaatatatataaaatgctcaaaataataagtgctcaatatgAGTTGATTACTATTAGGGACAGAGTAGAGAGGAAAAACACAGTAACTGCCTGCATGGCACTCACAGTCTAAACAAAGCAGACATATATTAACCAAGGAATCACACAAACAGATGACACTCGGTATGGAAGCTTGGGGCCATATTTCTGAGGTCTTCTTGGAAATGTTTGCCCGTCACAAAACACTGTGCCCAAAATGGACTGACTAAACTTGCAGGTTAAAACTAGTACATTATGTAAGCTGAAATTAATTATTACTTACTCATTAATTTACATATTCACTGGGGGAGGGAAAATCAAGGtaaaaattatcagaaatgaATCCCACTATTTGATGAATCTTCCTAAAAAGGCAGCATACCCAAGAGAAAGAGCCCAAATCTAGAGAGTCCTGGGTTCTAATTCCACTTCTGCCTCTCATTATCCTCTCTGGACCTCACtgtcctcattcataaaatgggggAATAGCATAAAATGGGGGAACAtccaaggttgttgtgaggatctGATGAGGCACCTGGTGCAGAGAGCCACACAGGTGGTGCACACTGAAGAAATACTAGGACACCCCGCCGACCCAGCCCTACCCATGCCTGCCTCAAGCTGTGGAGAGCCCTCCCTCTCACCAGCACTGCCTTCCCTTTCTCTTGCACTTGgtaataaaatgagaaacaaggGTTCTATTTCTCTGCACCGGAATGGATAGTATAACTCCTGCCTGGTGATAACAGGCTCTCCACTCCAGGTTACTGTCAAGGTTCACGTCCCTCGAATGTGAATGGACATTTGCCCCTCCTTAGCGTGGCCCGAGGCCGCTGTGTTTGGCTGGGAATGGGCTGGTAGGCTTGCCTTACTTCGAGTCTGTTGCTTCCCCCAGTCatgcctctgctgctgctgttaccAGTCCAAAAGTCTGATGACCTCGGTCCCCATGAACGGAACAAGCATCCAGTGGAAGAACCACGAACAAAACAACCACAACACAGACCGGAGCAGCCACAAGGACAGCATGAACTGACCACCCTGCGAAGCACTCCTGGGTACTCCCATAatcctctgggagaaaaaaatcacaaggcaaCTGTGACTCCGGAAATCTCTTCTCTGATCCTTCTTCCTTAACTCACTCCCACACCCAAGAAGAAATGCTTTCCAAAACCGCAAGGGTAGACCGGTTTAGCCACCCACGACATCTACCAATCGTACTTCTTTAATTAATCTGATTTACATATTCCGCGTGTTGTATTCAGCACTAAAAAATGGTGGGAGATGGGAGAGAATGAAGACTGTTCAATGAAACCAGAAGGATATTTACTACTTTTGCATGAAAATAGAGCTTTCAAGTACATGGGTAGCTTTTATGGCAGTTCTGGTGAATGTTCAGTGGGAACTGGTCACCATGAAACTTTAGAGATTATGAtaagattttctactttttttaactgattttttgtCCTTCAGCCAAACACAATATGGGCTCAAGTtacttttatttgaaatgtcATTTGGTGCCAGTATTTTTTAACTGCATAATAGCCTAACATGACTATTTGAACTTATTTACAcatagtttgcaaaaaaaaaagacaaaaatagtatTCAGGTGAGCAATTAGGTTAGTATTTTCTATgtcactgtttatttttttaaaacacaaattctaAAGCTACAACAAATACTACAGGCCCTTAAAGCACAGTCTGATGATACATTTGGCAGTTTAATAGATGTtactcaaagaatttttttttaaactgtattttcttttttaaatggtgtTTGATTACAAGAGATCTTGAGCATGTTTTGTATGTTAAATTCAAAAGTAATGCTTCAATCAGATAGTTCTTTTTCACAAGTTCAATctgtttttcatgtaaattttgtATGAAACATCAATGTCAAGTACCAAAATTTTAATGTGTGTGTCATTAACTCTACCTGAGACTTTCAGTGCACTGTATATAGAAGTCTAAAGCACACCTAGGAGGAAAAGATTGAATTTTTCAGATGATTTGGAAATTTTCATTCCGGTATTTGTAATagtgacatatatatgtatatacatatcacCTCCtattctcttaatttttcttaaaatgttaactgGCAGTAAGCCTTTTTTGGTCATTCCCTTTTCCATACAGGAAACATAATTTTGAAGTGGCCAGATGAGTTTATCGTGTCAGTGAAAAATAATTACCCCCAACTGCCACCAGAACTTAATGATTCTTCA includes the following:
- the EDNRA gene encoding endothelin-1 receptor; protein product: METLCLRASFWLALVGCVISDNAERYSTNLSNHVDDFTTFHGTELSLLVTTHQPTNLVLPSNGSMHNYCPQQTKITSAFKYINTVISCTIFIVGMVGNATLLRIIYQNKCMRNGPNALIASLALGDLIYVVIDLPINVFKLLAGRWPFDHNDFGVFLCKLFPFLQKSSVGITVLNLCALSVDRYRAVASWSRVQGIGIPLVTAIEIVSIWILSFILAIPEAIGFVMVPFEYRGEQHKTCMLNATSKFMEFYQDVKDWWLFGFYFCMPLVCTAIFYTLMTCEMLNRRNGSLRIALSEHLKQRREVAKTVFCLVVIFALCWFPLHLSRILKKTVYNEMDKNRCELLSFLLLMDYIGINLATMNSCINPIALYFVSKKFKNCFQSCLCCCCYQSKSLMTSVPMNGTSIQWKNHEQNNHNTDRSSHKDSMN